One Oxobacter pfennigii DNA segment encodes these proteins:
- a CDS encoding SNF2-related protein has protein sequence MATKYQLYSHMAKRMAESVTQGREGWTDFLDTAARLYRYSFPDQLMIYAQRPDATACAAIEVWNHPMNRWVRRGSKGIALLDDTGDFPKLRYVFDVSDTEPAHEKAQRPFLWELRPEHHAPVLNALAKTYDEVEDSLPDALYNIASQLATEYYEDNAREIGYMAEDSFLEDYDELNLSAAFRQALTVSIAYSLMSRCGLDTDAYFADEDFFKVYDFNTPAAVTALGTAVSDLSEQVLKDIGTIIKSYERQRAAERSAEHERKDRADLQPGGGLSSARSDFRGTGIAGTGEAAGQIRQDAPQISQAAPGYVLQFPAAERRAVSPSEGDRPDGGGTSGADIDGTDREEPASRQGEGADGLGTAHEQPESPGGGTAAGRTDLHLKEKEPEEIPPEQEAPATGGISLPENEQKPVSETYSQAGNMPEEQPRPIPAALPALTDTLAGSFLSAAELDAILRDGGNGRNTLLHITAYFLKGKILEENAEFLAREYKKGGKGFQFGEKQVSVWFDDTGLTFGRGKSALFAREQLHLTWEQAADRIRALLESGQYAAPDTLDEALYNEHQELAERLLFFYRDDLRDFREMPEGWRSEKGGFPDDAAQVRELLRDKAEYGEYHLIRERLEKDIAALLAEKDPPGRRWHDPHRLLEDVRDLGIAPRSFPAGEPPVLGSLPFITEDEVDAYLIRGSSYQEGKYRILSFFLHDHTPKERADFLKKEYGHGGSSHALSGADNSWADSESGKGITLKRGGLSNPYDTVKLSWSAAEKRLDKLIRSGRYMTRRELDRIRDYEKDMLARHVTNFYYNMPQEFERPYPSSHDFFDEEGKRSVRAMLDDPEKAAGILAAMKPILAGTHEDDRYYDLRKTGYENLSAYLEGNYHLFPRIETLTAPETAAARARVTEPVTQPYTQLTLFDLPQPILPGEEAQRAVIVENQKEAAQPVPLATEYISQEEMDTLLLCAIETPERYDRLAACFAERPRSKEATQLVRELYDGAYLTDRTDGAEGYLGLLGSDTGIVFSKGDPKTVSLSQRRPAATLELSWAKVHRRVAELCQTGRFLEERERPKVFFSPERLVAYRVGDAVDARSADDILVRLEISSVSRDYVFYTLPGESEQEPVEMFRSRFEGYLDDGRFTVAEPGEKLPEPEQAETVPEEQEASKTPDETLPADAVPSEPTADAEPPPQKEPDTASSETQENPEPQQAAPSQGRSYAVGDTVYLDGDGRPYRIDHIGDYDIRLQDPSLLYPIFRAESRERFEQLLSRNPKNIAFTEYLSADLDNAHEDLRDVLENGLLPGTIGTSLLQLFSDGAPNSEVESYLKTLAGEAETMTLNTGETADYFAQPAALVIDVAGRFISRYTFAWGETVYVLRGIYEREQELFGRSVSDPVISEPVASPPQEEARPEQEPSGEPSKPEPAAQTSTDESVILTREAIEYIREQLQNPTPDAIARIEGLLAGARNTAGQQEPEAGTHGSEPPAQEILFESQAEPAETGLEAPLLPPQEAEPVTEDTAEPEITQADIEDALIRWNGSLDSKILVCQYVRENARARGTAAFLREEYGGELPAFLVTKDGAEPVNLSWPAVQKNIARLIEAGRFLTPGEEAYYNREYMDFAEEELPELDEPEQETEIPAAAVLPTANFRITDDHLGEGGQKTKFGYNLAAIRTLKQIEEEHRYATPEEQEILSRYVGWGGIPQAFDENRDGWQREYAELKELLTPEEYEMARASTLNAHYTSPTVIKAMYTALEQLGFRKGNLLEPACGVGNFFGLLPESMKNARLYGVELDSITGRIAGLLYPGADIKVTGYEQTQMPDAFFDVAVGNVPFGNYPVMDKRYRQKFHIHDYFFAKTLDQVRPGGIVAFVTSRYTMDRRNPQIRKYLAQRAELLGAVRLPNNAFKANAGTEVTADILFLQRRDRIMDIEPDWVHLGFTADGILVNRYFEEHPEMVLGKMEYDDRMYGDRRETTCSPIPGADLSGQLREAMEHIRGQLTEPELDDLEGVQDEAIPADPSVRNFSFTVADDRVYFRENSSMYPVDLPNATLDRIRGMVELRDCVHALIDLQIEEFSEADIQEKQAELNRLYDAFTAEYGLINATANSRAFSADSAYFLLSSLEVLDEDGNLDRKADMFTKRTIKQKTVVTSVDTASEALAVSIGERACVDMEFMRQLTGFTKERLVSDLTGVIFRDLGDQPPETIPKAFYDPEKLPFVTADEYLSGNVRDKLRLAKALAEMRPDLAEALAPNIEALEKAQPKDLDASEISVRLGSTWVDKEYIQQFMLELLQPSYNLRNNLKVNYFPYTGEWQVAGKGRVPYNNILATVTYGTERMNAYQILDDTLNLRDVRVYDTKYEDGKEKRVLNKKETTLAQQKQEALKQAFKDWIWKDARRRQELVHLYNDRFNSTRLREYDGSHINFSGISPEITLRSHQLNAIAHILYGGNTLLAHEVGAGKTFEMVAAAMECKRLGLCQKSLFAVPNHLTEQWASEFLRLYPSANLLVATKKDFEMRNRKKFCAKISTGDYDAVIIGHSQLEKIPMSAERQERLLREQIDEVMDGIDELKRSHGENFSIKQLEKTRKSLEARLKNLLEGKRRDDVVTFEQLGVDRLFVDESHFFKNLFLHTKMRNVAGLSTSDALKSSDLFMKCRYMDELTGGKGIIFATGTPISNSMTEMYTIQRYLQYDLLEKKNLTHFDAWASTFGETVTAIELAPEGTGYRARTRFSKFHNLPELMAMFKEVADIKTADTLDLPRPEAHYETVVVKPSQLQQEMVKELSDRAAAVHANLVDPTVDNMLKITSDGRKIGLDQRLMNPMLPDDEDSKVNACTEKIYRIWRDSKSSRLTQLAFCDFSTPNKDGRFNVYDDIRDKLAARGIPSGEMAFIHEANTEARKKELFAKVRQGKVRVLFGSTFKMGAGTNVQDRLYALHDLDCPWRPSDLEQRAGRIVRQGNNNPAVYIYRYATEGTFDAYLWQTVENKQKFISQIMTSKSPVRACEDVDETALSYAEIKALCAGNPLIKEKIDLDIEVARLRLLRADHQSQHYRLEDDLLKYYPESIEAAKGRITGAGKDLERYNANLPKAPAAVPEASSPQADMAEGTAPAPPPFPTMTVLGTAYTEKETAAKALLEACKTVTGKEAVKIGSYLGFDLNLSFDSFYKKFNLTMKGELSYSVELGTDTFGNMSRINNTLRTEIPERITSSKNQLESLYQQVEDAKKELQNPFAQEQELTNKETRLAFLNAQLNIDSAPEPVTEPEQTQLRQVAYAKDAKPSILENLRSGTNGGKNRETQDKAKGHDITM, from the coding sequence TTGGCAACAAAATATCAACTTTATTCCCACATGGCGAAACGGATGGCGGAGAGCGTCACGCAAGGGCGGGAGGGCTGGACGGACTTTCTGGACACGGCGGCACGGCTGTACCGGTATTCCTTTCCCGACCAGCTGATGATTTACGCCCAGCGCCCCGACGCTACCGCCTGCGCCGCCATTGAGGTCTGGAACCATCCCATGAACCGGTGGGTGCGGCGCGGCTCCAAGGGCATTGCCTTACTGGACGATACCGGCGACTTTCCGAAGCTGCGCTACGTGTTTGACGTATCGGACACGGAGCCCGCCCATGAAAAAGCGCAAAGGCCGTTTTTGTGGGAGCTGCGGCCAGAGCACCACGCGCCCGTTCTGAATGCGCTCGCCAAAACCTATGACGAGGTGGAGGACAGCCTGCCCGACGCCCTTTACAACATTGCGTCCCAGCTGGCGACGGAGTATTATGAGGATAACGCCCGGGAGATCGGCTATATGGCGGAGGACAGCTTTCTGGAGGATTACGATGAGCTGAACCTGAGCGCGGCCTTCCGTCAGGCGCTCACCGTCAGTATTGCCTACAGCCTGATGTCCCGCTGCGGACTGGACACGGATGCCTATTTTGCGGACGAGGATTTTTTTAAGGTTTACGATTTCAATACCCCGGCTGCCGTTACTGCGCTGGGCACGGCGGTCAGCGATCTGTCCGAACAGGTATTAAAGGACATTGGAACCATTATTAAAAGTTATGAGCGGCAGAGGGCCGCGGAAAGGAGCGCCGAGCATGAGCGAAAAGACCGCGCTGACCTACAGCCGGGTGGGGGATTATCTTCTGCCCGATCTGATTTTAGAGGAACAGGCATCGCCGGTACGGGAGAAGCCGCTGGGCAAATACGGCAGGATGCGCCGCAGATTTCTCAGGCAGCACCGGGCTATGTCTTACAATTCCCTGCTGCTGAGCGGAGAGCTGTATCCCCATCTGAGGGAGACCGACCGGACGGCGGAGGAACGTCTGGAGCAGATATTGACGGAACTGACCGGGAAGAACCCGCCTCCCGACAAGGAGAAGGAGCAGATGGGCTGGGTACGGCACATGAACAGCCTGAAAGCCCAGGCGGAGGAACTGCTGCTGGACGAACTGATTTACATTTAAAAGAGAAGGAACCCGAAGAAATACCGCCCGAGCAGGAAGCCCCTGCAACGGGCGGTATTTCTTTGCCCGAAAATGAGCAGAAACCCGTATCCGAAACATATTCCCAAGCTGGGAATATGCCGGAGGAACAGCCCCGCCCCATTCCGGCTGCCCTCCCTGCGCTGACCGACACGCTGGCCGGAAGCTTTCTTTCCGCTGCCGAGCTGGACGCGATCCTGCGGGACGGCGGCAACGGCAGGAACACCCTGCTGCACATCACGGCCTATTTTCTAAAGGGGAAAATCCTTGAGGAAAACGCCGAATTTCTGGCGCGGGAATACAAAAAAGGCGGCAAGGGCTTTCAGTTTGGTGAAAAGCAGGTTTCCGTCTGGTTTGACGATACGGGGCTGACCTTTGGGCGCGGCAAATCCGCGCTTTTTGCCCGTGAACAGCTGCATCTCACCTGGGAACAGGCCGCAGACCGCATCCGGGCGCTGCTGGAATCCGGGCAGTATGCCGCTCCTGACACCCTTGACGAGGCGCTTTACAACGAGCATCAGGAGCTTGCCGAACGGCTGCTGTTCTTTTACCGGGACGATCTGCGGGATTTTCGGGAAATGCCCGAGGGCTGGCGCTCTGAAAAGGGCGGATTTCCCGACGACGCCGCGCAGGTGCGGGAACTGCTCCGTGACAAGGCTGAATACGGGGAATATCATCTGATCCGGGAACGGCTGGAGAAAGATATCGCGGCGCTTTTAGCGGAGAAAGATCCTCCCGGACGCCGCTGGCACGACCCGCACCGCCTGCTGGAGGATGTCCGGGATTTAGGGATTGCCCCGCGTTCCTTCCCGGCAGGGGAACCTCCTGTCCTGGGCTCTCTGCCCTTTATCACCGAGGATGAGGTGGACGCCTATCTTATCCGGGGCAGCTCCTATCAGGAGGGCAAATACCGGATACTTTCCTTTTTCCTGCACGACCATACGCCCAAGGAACGGGCCGACTTTTTAAAAAAAGAATACGGGCACGGCGGCAGCTCCCACGCCCTGTCCGGTGCCGACAACAGCTGGGCCGACAGCGAGTCGGGAAAAGGCATTACCTTAAAGCGCGGCGGACTTTCCAATCCCTACGACACCGTGAAGCTCTCCTGGAGCGCTGCGGAAAAACGTCTTGACAAGCTGATCCGGAGCGGACGGTATATGACCCGCCGCGAGCTTGACCGTATCCGGGATTATGAAAAGGATATGCTGGCGCGGCATGTGACCAATTTCTACTACAACATGCCCCAGGAGTTTGAGCGCCCCTATCCGTCCTCTCACGATTTTTTTGACGAGGAAGGAAAACGGTCTGTCCGCGCCATGCTGGACGATCCGGAAAAGGCGGCGGGCATCCTTGCCGCCATGAAGCCCATCCTTGCGGGCACCCACGAGGACGACCGCTACTATGACCTCCGAAAAACGGGCTACGAAAACCTCAGTGCCTATCTGGAGGGGAACTATCACCTGTTTCCGAGGATAGAGACGCTGACCGCCCCGGAGACCGCAGCAGCAAGAGCCCGCGTCACGGAGCCGGTTACCCAGCCCTATACCCAACTGACCCTGTTCGATCTGCCCCAGCCCATCCTTCCCGGTGAGGAAGCACAGCGGGCGGTAATCGTGGAAAATCAGAAGGAAGCAGCGCAGCCTGTTCCCCTTGCCACGGAGTATATCTCCCAGGAGGAAATGGACACGCTGCTGCTTTGCGCGATAGAAACACCGGAGCGATACGACCGGCTGGCCGCCTGCTTTGCGGAGCGTCCCCGTTCCAAAGAGGCCACCCAGCTGGTCAGAGAGCTTTACGACGGCGCGTACCTGACAGACCGCACGGACGGAGCCGAGGGCTACCTGGGGCTGTTGGGAAGCGACACCGGAATCGTCTTTTCCAAGGGAGACCCTAAAACCGTATCCCTGAGCCAAAGGCGTCCGGCAGCGACGCTGGAGCTTTCCTGGGCCAAGGTTCACCGGCGTGTGGCGGAGTTATGCCAGACCGGACGTTTTCTGGAGGAACGGGAGCGCCCGAAGGTCTTTTTCAGCCCTGAACGGCTGGTGGCCTACCGTGTGGGCGACGCCGTGGACGCGCGCTCCGCCGATGACATTCTTGTGCGGCTGGAAATCAGTAGCGTCAGCAGGGATTATGTCTTTTACACCCTGCCCGGCGAATCAGAGCAGGAGCCGGTGGAAATGTTCCGTTCCCGGTTTGAGGGCTATCTGGACGACGGGCGGTTTACCGTTGCGGAGCCGGGTGAAAAGCTGCCGGAACCGGAACAGGCCGAAACCGTACCGGAGGAACAGGAAGCATCGAAAACACCGGACGAAACACTCCCGGCAGACGCTGTACCGTCTGAACCGACTGCGGATGCAGAGCCGCCGCCGCAAAAGGAGCCGGATACTGCTTCTTCCGAAACCCAGGAAAACCCGGAGCCGCAGCAGGCCGCCCCTTCCCAGGGACGAAGCTATGCCGTGGGCGATACGGTTTATCTGGACGGCGACGGCAGACCCTACCGCATTGACCATATCGGAGATTACGATATCCGCTTGCAAGACCCCTCTCTGCTTTATCCCATTTTCCGCGCGGAAAGCCGGGAGCGCTTTGAACAGCTCTTATCCCGCAATCCGAAAAACATTGCCTTTACCGAATATCTTTCCGCTGATCTGGACAATGCCCACGAAGATTTGCGGGATGTGCTGGAAAACGGCCTGCTGCCCGGTACGATTGGCACTTCCCTTTTACAGCTGTTTTCTGACGGCGCACCCAACTCCGAGGTGGAAAGCTATCTAAAAACCCTTGCCGGGGAAGCCGAAACCATGACGCTCAATACCGGCGAAACGGCGGACTATTTTGCCCAGCCTGCCGCGCTTGTGATCGATGTGGCGGGCCGCTTTATTTCTCGCTACACCTTTGCCTGGGGAGAGACAGTCTACGTTCTCCGGGGCATTTATGAGCGGGAGCAGGAGCTGTTCGGGCGCTCCGTGTCCGATCCGGTAATATCGGAGCCGGTGGCATCCCCGCCCCAGGAAGAAGCACGACCGGAGCAGGAACCCTCCGGGGAGCCGAGCAAACCCGAACCGGCAGCACAGACCAGCACGGACGAATCGGTTATCCTCACCCGAGAGGCAATCGAATATATCCGGGAGCAGCTGCAAAATCCCACCCCCGACGCCATTGCCCGGATTGAGGGACTTCTTGCCGGTGCCCGCAATACAGCGGGACAACAGGAACCGGAAGCCGGGACACACGGCTCGGAACCGCCTGCGCAGGAAATTCTGTTCGAGTCCCAGGCGGAACCTGCGGAAACCGGATTAGAAGCACCACTCCTTCCGCCGCAGGAAGCGGAGCCGGTTACGGAGGATACTGCCGAGCCGGAAATCACTCAGGCTGACATTGAGGACGCGCTGATCCGCTGGAACGGAAGTCTGGACAGCAAAATCCTTGTCTGCCAGTATGTGCGGGAAAATGCCCGCGCCCGCGGTACAGCCGCTTTTCTGCGGGAGGAATACGGCGGGGAGCTGCCCGCGTTTTTAGTAACCAAGGACGGCGCGGAGCCGGTCAATCTTTCCTGGCCCGCCGTTCAGAAGAACATCGCCCGGCTGATTGAGGCCGGGCGTTTTTTAACGCCCGGGGAAGAAGCCTATTACAACAGGGAGTACATGGATTTTGCGGAGGAAGAACTGCCGGAGCTTGACGAACCGGAGCAGGAAACAGAAATCCCCGCAGCCGCTGTGCTTCCTACCGCTAACTTTCGCATCACCGACGACCATCTTGGAGAGGGCGGCCAGAAAACAAAGTTTGGCTATAACCTTGCCGCCATCCGCACCTTAAAGCAGATCGAGGAAGAACACCGCTACGCCACTCCGGAGGAACAGGAAATCCTCTCCCGGTATGTGGGCTGGGGCGGTATCCCCCAGGCGTTTGACGAAAACCGTGACGGCTGGCAAAGGGAATACGCCGAGCTGAAGGAACTGCTGACCCCCGAAGAATACGAAATGGCGCGGGCTTCTACCCTGAATGCCCACTATACGTCGCCCACCGTCATCAAGGCCATGTACACCGCGCTGGAACAGCTGGGCTTCCGGAAGGGAAACCTGCTGGAACCGGCCTGCGGTGTGGGCAATTTCTTCGGCCTGCTGCCGGAGAGCATGAAAAACGCCAGACTCTACGGCGTGGAACTGGACAGCATCACGGGACGGATTGCGGGGCTTTTGTATCCCGGCGCCGATATCAAGGTAACAGGCTACGAGCAGACCCAAATGCCCGACGCTTTCTTTGATGTGGCGGTGGGCAATGTTCCCTTCGGCAATTACCCGGTCATGGACAAACGATACCGGCAGAAATTCCATATCCATGACTATTTTTTCGCAAAAACCTTAGACCAGGTGCGTCCGGGCGGAATCGTTGCCTTTGTCACGAGCCGGTACACCATGGACAGACGAAATCCGCAGATCCGCAAGTACCTCGCACAGCGGGCCGAGCTGCTGGGCGCGGTGCGTCTGCCAAACAACGCCTTTAAAGCCAACGCGGGCACCGAAGTCACCGCCGACATCCTGTTCTTGCAGCGCCGCGACCGGATCATGGACATTGAGCCGGATTGGGTGCATTTAGGCTTCACGGCGGACGGCATTCTCGTCAACCGCTATTTTGAAGAGCATCCCGAAATGGTGTTGGGCAAAATGGAATACGACGACCGGATGTACGGCGACCGCAGGGAAACCACTTGCAGCCCCATCCCCGGAGCCGATCTTTCCGGACAGCTTCGGGAGGCCATGGAACACATCCGGGGCCAGCTTACCGAGCCGGAGCTTGACGATCTGGAGGGTGTGCAGGACGAAGCGATTCCGGCAGACCCGAGTGTACGCAATTTCAGCTTTACCGTAGCGGACGACCGGGTATACTTCCGGGAAAATTCCAGTATGTACCCGGTAGACCTGCCGAATGCCACTCTTGACCGCATCCGGGGCATGGTGGAGCTGCGCGACTGCGTTCATGCGCTGATCGACCTCCAGATAGAGGAATTCTCCGAGGCGGACATTCAGGAAAAGCAGGCGGAGCTAAACCGCCTGTATGACGCCTTTACCGCCGAATACGGCCTGATTAACGCTACCGCCAACAGCCGCGCCTTTTCCGCTGATTCCGCGTACTTTCTTCTTTCCTCCCTGGAAGTCCTGGACGAGGACGGGAATCTTGACCGCAAGGCGGATATGTTCACCAAGCGCACCATTAAGCAGAAAACCGTTGTTACCTCCGTGGATACGGCAAGCGAAGCACTGGCGGTCTCCATCGGGGAGCGCGCCTGCGTGGATATGGAGTTCATGCGGCAACTCACTGGTTTTACAAAGGAACGGCTGGTTTCCGACCTGACCGGGGTTATCTTCCGCGATTTGGGAGACCAGCCGCCGGAGACCATCCCCAAAGCCTTTTATGACCCGGAGAAGCTGCCTTTTGTCACTGCCGACGAATACCTCTCCGGAAATGTCAGAGACAAGCTACGTCTTGCCAAGGCGCTGGCCGAAATGCGGCCCGACCTTGCAGAAGCGCTTGCGCCGAACATCGAAGCACTGGAAAAGGCGCAGCCCAAAGACCTGGACGCTTCGGAAATCTCCGTTCGGCTGGGCTCCACCTGGGTGGATAAGGAATACATCCAGCAGTTTATGCTGGAGCTGTTGCAGCCGTCGTACAACCTGCGCAATAACTTAAAAGTCAACTATTTCCCCTATACCGGCGAATGGCAGGTAGCAGGCAAGGGGCGGGTTCCCTACAACAACATTCTGGCTACCGTTACCTACGGCACCGAGCGCATGAACGCCTATCAGATTCTGGACGATACCTTAAATCTGCGGGATGTCCGGGTCTATGACACCAAGTACGAGGACGGCAAGGAAAAGCGTGTCCTGAACAAGAAGGAAACCACCCTTGCCCAGCAGAAGCAGGAAGCGCTCAAGCAGGCATTCAAGGATTGGATTTGGAAGGACGCCAGACGCCGTCAGGAGCTGGTGCATCTGTACAACGACCGGTTCAATTCCACCAGGCTCCGGGAATATGACGGCAGCCACATTAATTTTTCCGGCATCTCTCCCGAAATCACCCTGCGCTCCCACCAGCTGAACGCCATCGCCCATATCCTCTACGGTGGGAACACCCTCTTAGCCCATGAGGTGGGCGCGGGCAAGACCTTTGAAATGGTGGCGGCCGCGATGGAATGCAAGCGGCTGGGCCTTTGCCAAAAGAGCCTGTTTGCCGTACCCAATCACTTAACCGAACAGTGGGCGTCGGAGTTTCTGCGGCTATACCCCTCCGCCAACCTCTTAGTGGCGACGAAAAAGGACTTTGAAATGCGCAACCGCAAGAAGTTCTGCGCCAAAATCTCCACCGGCGATTACGACGCGGTGATCATCGGTCACAGCCAGCTTGAGAAGATCCCCATGTCCGCCGAGCGGCAGGAGCGGCTTCTGCGGGAGCAGATTGACGAGGTGATGGACGGCATTGACGAGCTGAAACGCTCCCACGGCGAAAACTTCTCCATCAAGCAGCTGGAAAAGACCCGCAAATCCCTGGAAGCGCGGCTGAAAAATCTGCTGGAGGGCAAGCGACGGGATGATGTCGTCACCTTTGAGCAGCTTGGCGTTGACCGGCTGTTTGTGGACGAGAGCCATTTTTTCAAGAACCTCTTTTTACACACGAAAATGCGCAACGTGGCGGGGCTTTCCACCTCCGATGCGCTCAAATCCAGCGACCTATTTATGAAATGTAGGTATATGGACGAGTTGACCGGCGGCAAGGGCATTATTTTCGCCACCGGTACGCCCATCAGCAATTCCATGACCGAAATGTACACCATTCAGCGTTATCTCCAGTATGACCTTTTGGAGAAGAAAAACCTGACCCACTTTGACGCCTGGGCTTCCACCTTCGGGGAAACCGTAACGGCCATCGAGCTTGCCCCGGAGGGCACCGGCTACCGGGCGCGGACGCGCTTTTCCAAGTTTCACAATCTCCCGGAGCTGATGGCCATGTTTAAGGAAGTGGCGGATATCAAGACCGCCGATACCTTAGACCTGCCAAGACCGGAAGCCCATTATGAGACCGTGGTGGTCAAGCCCAGCCAGCTACAGCAGGAAATGGTCAAGGAGCTGTCTGACCGTGCCGCCGCCGTTCATGCCAACCTGGTTGACCCCACCGTAGACAATATGCTCAAAATCACATCCGACGGGCGCAAGATTGGGCTTGACCAGCGCCTGATGAACCCCATGCTGCCGGATGATGAGGACAGCAAGGTAAACGCCTGTACGGAGAAAATCTACCGGATATGGAGAGACAGTAAAAGCTCACGGCTGACCCAGCTGGCGTTCTGCGATTTTTCCACACCGAATAAGGACGGGCGGTTCAATGTCTACGACGACATCCGCGACAAGCTGGCCGCCAGAGGCATCCCCTCCGGAGAAATGGCTTTTATTCATGAGGCCAATACCGAAGCGCGGAAGAAAGAGCTGTTTGCCAAGGTGCGCCAGGGCAAGGTGCGGGTGCTGTTCGGCTCCACCTTTAAGATGGGAGCCGGAACCAATGTGCAGGATCGCCTGTACGCACTGCATGATCTCGATTGCCCCTGGCGGCCGAGTGATCTGGAGCAGCGGGCCGGTCGTATCGTGCGCCAGGGCAACAACAACCCTGCGGTTTATATTTACCGCTATGCCACGGAAGGGACGTTTGACGCCTATTTGTGGCAGACGGTGGAAAACAAGCAGAAATTCATCAGTCAGATCATGACCAGCAAATCCCCTGTCCGCGCCTGTGAGGACGTGGACGAAACCGCCCTTTCCTATGCGGAGATCAAGGCGCTGTGCGCCGGGAATCCGCTGATTAAGGAGAAAATCGACCTGGATATCGAGGTGGCGCGTCTGCGCCTGCTCCGGGCCGACCATCAGAGCCAGCACTACCGCTTAGAGGACGATCTGCTCAAATATTACCCCGAAAGCATTGAGGCCGCCAAAGGCCGTATTACCGGTGCCGGGAAGGATTTGGAGCGGTACAACGCGAATCTCCCGAAAGCCCCCGCCGCCGTACCGGAGGCGTCCAGCCCGCAGGCTGATATGGCTGAGGGAACCGCACCGGCACCGCCGCCATTTCCTACGATGACGGTGTTAGGCACGGCATACACCGAAAAGGAAACGGCGGCCAAGGCGCTGCTGGAAGCCTGCAAAACCGTGACCGGAAAGGAGGCCGTAAAAATCGGCTCTTATTTGGGCTTTGACCTGAACCTTTCCTTCGACAGCTTTTACAAGAAGTTCAACCTGACCATGAAGGGCGAACTCAGCTACTCCGTGGAGCTGGGAACGGATACCTTCGGCAATATGTCCCGGATCAACAATACCCTGCGCACAGAAATCCCGGAGCGGATCACGTCCTCCAAAAACCAGCTGGAGAGCCTTTACCAGCAGGTGGAGGATGCCAAAAAGGAGCTGCAAAATCCCTTTGCACAGGAGCAGGAGCTGACCAACAAGGAAACACGTCTGGCTTTTCTCAACGCGCAGCTCAACATCGACAGTGCCCCGGAGCCGGTAACTGAACCGGAGCAGACGCAACTGCGGCAGGTGGCCTATGCCAAGGACGCAAAGCCGTCCATCCTGGAAAACCTGCGCTCCGGCACAAACGGAGGAAAGAACCGGGAAACCCAGGACAAGGCGAAAGGCCATGACATCACCATGTAG
- a CDS encoding transposon-transfer assisting family protein, whose translation MGFTMEETGFMAVFDISGRSRLLSGIRESLPDLREPEMKELANSVLHRLEAMTDQELAALDLAPGYDF comes from the coding sequence ATGGGGTTTACCATGGAGGAAACGGGCTTTATGGCCGTCTTTGATATAAGCGGCCGGAGCAGGCTGCTTTCGGGAATACGGGAAAGCCTGCCCGATTTACGGGAACCGGAAATGAAGGAACTGGCAAACAGCGTTCTTCACAGGCTGGAAGCCATGACCGATCAGGAGCTTGCCGCCCTCGACCTGGCTCCCGGTTACGATTTTTAG
- a CDS encoding DUF3849 domain-containing protein, which translates to MDEFMVYKESVDTARQNGELEQYRESKRRNKDCAKAIDQAISDSNYELYHYDLKTAAQTVVSHYGLDRVSWVLAHFVQQHEYDGRYSHAHKQWAKSFSLPHKDTEFYILNSHPTVLDGFLNRLLELENELKRIAEHIVQEGTQNTAQGNWIMGFDEFPPELGGADFIAAHQRDILRLLERTEAVADVTLSDNGFDVCYYLDYCPNAERQEPDSPEKVPPIQETMRKPSILAQLEEGKKTAANKVAQAGDTPKRGSEREV; encoded by the coding sequence ATGGATGAATTTATGGTATACAAGGAATCGGTGGATACGGCACGGCAGAATGGAGAGCTGGAACAATACCGGGAAAGCAAACGGCGCAATAAAGATTGTGCCAAAGCCATTGATCAGGCCATTTCTGACAGCAATTACGAGCTGTATCATTACGATTTAAAAACTGCCGCACAGACGGTGGTTTCACACTACGGTCTTGACCGTGTTTCCTGGGTCTTGGCACACTTTGTCCAGCAGCATGAGTATGACGGACGTTATTCCCACGCGCATAAGCAATGGGCAAAGAGTTTTTCCCTTCCTCATAAGGACACGGAATTCTATATTCTGAATTCCCACCCTACTGTTTTGGACGGCTTCCTCAACCGGCTTTTGGAATTGGAAAATGAACTCAAGCGGATTGCGGAGCATATCGTTCAGGAGGGAACGCAGAACACCGCCCAGGGCAACTGGATCATGGGCTTTGACGAATTTCCTCCCGAATTGGGCGGAGCGGATTTCATTGCGGCCCATCAAAGGGACATTCTGCGCCTGCTGGAGCGGACGGAGGCGGTTGCAGACGTTACGCTTTCTGACAACGGCTTTGATGTATGCTATTACCTTGATTACTGCCCGAACGCGGAACGGCAAGAACCGGACAGCCCGGAAAAGGTTCCTCCCATTCAGGAAACCATGCGAAAACCCTCCATTTTGGCGCAACTGGAGGAGGGAAAAAAGACAGCGGCAAACAAAGTGGCGCAGGCCGGGGATACCCCAAAGCGCGGCTCGGAACGGGAGGTGTAG